The following coding sequences are from one Nicotiana tomentosiformis chromosome 3, ASM39032v3, whole genome shotgun sequence window:
- the LOC104111127 gene encoding nuclear transcription factor Y subunit C-1-like produces the protein MENNQQSAANAAAAAAAAAAAYPTQPPYHHLLQQQQQQLQMFWTYQRQEIEQVNDFKNHQLPLARIKKIMKADEDVRMISAEAPILFAKACELFILELTIRSWLHAEENKRRTLQKNDIAAAITRTDIFDFLVDIVPRDEIKEEGGVGLGPAGIVGSTASGVPYYYPPMGQPAPPGVMMGRPAMPGVDPSMYVQPPPPPSQAWQSVWQTAEDNSYASGGSSGQGNLDGQS, from the exons ATGGAAAACAACCAGCAATCGGCGGCGAATGCAGCGGCGGCGGCGGCAGCAGCAGCAGCGGCGTACCCAACGCAGCCACCGTACCACCACCTCCTTCAGCAACAGCAACAGCAGCTCCAGATGTTCTGGACCTACCAGCGCCAAGAAATCGAACAGGTTAACGATTTCAAGAACCACCAACTTCCTCTCGCCCGAATCAAGAAGATCATGAAAGCTGACGAGGATGTCCGCATGATCTCCGCTGAAGCCCCCATTTTATTCGCCAAAGCGTGTGAGCTTTTCATTCTGGAACTCACTATTCGTTCCTGGCTTCACGCTGAGGAAAATAAGCGTCGAACTTTACAGAAGAACGACATCGCTGCGGCGATTACGCGGACTGACATTTTTGATTTCCTTGTTGACATTGTTCCTAGGGATGAGATCAAGGAAGAGGGTGGTGTTGGTCTTGGGCCTGCTGGGATTGTGGGGTCCACAGCTAGTGGTGTGCCTTACTATTACCCACCAATGGGTCAGCCTGCTCCACCGGGTGTGATGATGGGCCGGCCTGCTATGCCTGGGGTTGATCCTTCGATGTACGTTCAGCCTCCGCCACCGCCGTCGCAGGCGTGGCAGTCCGTTTGGCAGACTGCTGAGGATAATTCCTATGCAAGTGGAGGCAGCAGTGGACAGGGTAACCTTGATGGTCAAAG TTAA
- the LOC104111125 gene encoding protein transport protein Sec61 subunit gamma-1, translating to MDALDSVFDPLRDFAKDSVRLVKRCHKPDRKEFTKVATRTAIGFVVMGFVGFFVKLIFIPINNIIVGAS from the exons ATGGACGCTCTGGACTCTGTTTTCGATCCCCTTAGAGATTTCGCCAAAGACAGCGTTAGGCTTGTTAAGAGGTGCCACAAGCCCGATCGCAAAG AATTCACCAAAGTTGCCACTCGTACTGCAATCGGTTTCGTGGTGATGGGATTTGTAGGATTTTTTGTCAAGTTGATTTTCATTCCTATTAACAACATCATTGTTGGTGCTTCTTAA